Proteins encoded within one genomic window of Nitrospira sp.:
- a CDS encoding STAS domain-containing protein encodes MQITERRVGNAVILDLVGELTYANRATFKSAVDRVKAAGCRHLILNMHAVRFLDSSALGTLALVAQSLSGTPGMIGLLNPQSYVKEIITLANLHQMLPVYHSEQDALAATCLPAAR; translated from the coding sequence ATGCAGATTACTGAGCGACGTGTCGGGAATGCCGTCATTCTCGACCTCGTCGGCGAGCTGACGTACGCAAACCGCGCGACGTTCAAGAGTGCGGTCGATCGCGTAAAAGCAGCCGGGTGTCGCCACCTCATTCTTAACATGCATGCCGTTCGCTTCCTGGACAGTTCGGCACTCGGGACCCTGGCGCTCGTGGCTCAAAGCCTGAGCGGCACACCTGGAATGATCGGACTGTTGAACCCTCAAAGTTATGTAAAAGAGATCATCACGTTGGCGAATCTGCATCAGATGCTGCCGGTCTATCACTCAGAACAAGACGCGCTGGCCGCAACCTGTTTGCCAGCAGCCAGATGA
- a CDS encoding STAS domain-containing protein — protein sequence MKITKEVNNRKVTLKLEGNFTYTQRKPFQEMLKAVSVDGIEHIVIDLSQVAFLDSAALGLLMISHRQVQGEKRTLSLAYPQPTVRQIIELANLHKTIPLLDSDVPSMAQKSA from the coding sequence ATGAAAATTACGAAAGAAGTCAATAACCGTAAGGTGACCTTGAAGCTGGAAGGCAACTTTACGTATACCCAGCGCAAACCGTTTCAGGAAATGCTGAAAGCGGTCAGCGTTGACGGCATCGAACACATTGTGATCGATTTGTCTCAAGTGGCGTTCCTCGACAGCGCGGCATTAGGGCTCCTGATGATTTCCCACCGACAGGTGCAGGGCGAAAAGCGGACCTTATCACTGGCCTATCCCCAACCGACGGTACGACAGATTATCGAGTTGGCCAACCTGCATAAAACGATTCCATTGCTCGATTCGGACGTCCCTTCGATGGCCCAAAAGAGCGCCTGA
- a CDS encoding chemotaxis response regulator protein-glutamate methylesterase: protein MAKIRVLTIDDSALMRQVLAELLSKDPDIEVIGSAPDPYVAREKIKALNPDVLTLDVEMPKMDGLTFLEKLMRGRPTPVIMVSSLTETGCETTLRAMELGAVDFITKPKIDLRQGMDEIAADLIAKVKGAATASLRRAPAAGAQGSARPASLSSAMIKTTDMIIAIGASTGGTEAVKEVLQVLPPNTPPILVTQHMPERFTKTWADRLNQLSRISVKEAEDGDSVLPGHALVAPGNYHMTLVRSGARYSVRLDQNEPVNRHRPSVDVLFDSVAQYAGGNAVGVILTGMGGDGAKGLLKMKEAGAYTIAQDEASCVVFGMPKEAIKLGAVEVVRPLDAIAATVLTHVTRV from the coding sequence ATGGCTAAAATTCGAGTACTCACGATCGACGATTCGGCACTGATGAGACAGGTGCTGGCTGAATTACTGTCAAAGGATCCTGACATTGAGGTGATTGGCAGCGCACCGGATCCCTATGTCGCCAGAGAGAAGATCAAGGCGCTCAATCCCGATGTGCTGACCTTGGACGTGGAAATGCCGAAGATGGACGGCTTGACCTTTCTGGAAAAGCTCATGCGTGGACGTCCCACGCCGGTGATCATGGTCAGTTCACTCACGGAGACCGGCTGTGAGACGACTCTCCGGGCCATGGAACTCGGCGCGGTAGACTTTATCACCAAACCCAAGATCGATCTGCGTCAGGGAATGGATGAGATCGCGGCCGACTTGATCGCCAAGGTGAAGGGCGCCGCCACAGCTTCGCTGCGTCGTGCACCGGCAGCCGGCGCACAGGGTTCGGCTCGTCCGGCTTCGTTGAGTTCGGCAATGATCAAGACCACCGACATGATCATCGCCATCGGGGCGTCAACCGGAGGAACCGAGGCCGTGAAGGAGGTATTGCAAGTATTGCCGCCGAATACTCCGCCGATTTTGGTCACGCAACACATGCCCGAACGGTTCACAAAAACCTGGGCCGACCGCCTCAATCAACTCAGCCGCATCTCGGTCAAAGAAGCCGAAGATGGGGATAGTGTGCTACCCGGCCATGCCCTGGTGGCTCCGGGCAACTACCATATGACGCTCGTACGCAGCGGCGCCCGCTACTCAGTTCGGCTGGATCAGAACGAACCGGTCAACCGCCATCGCCCGTCCGTAGATGTGTTGTTCGACTCTGTCGCGCAATACGCGGGAGGCAATGCCGTGGGCGTGATCCTGACCGGAATGGGCGGCGACGGGGCCAAGGGCTTGCTCAAGATGAAGGAGGCCGGAGCCTATACCATCGCCCAGGACGAGGCCTCCTGCGTCGTCTTCGGAATGCCCAAAGAAGCCATCAAGCTCGGCGCGGTCGAAGTCGTTCGCCCGCTCGACGCAATCGCCGCAACCGTGCTGACTCATGTCACCCGTGTCTGA